The sequence GCGGTAACTGCTAAAGGGAAAGAAGCTGTCACTCGTTTCCAAGTCTTGGAGCGGTTTGGGGATTACAGCTTGGTTGAATTGACCTTGGAAACTGGTCGCACACACCAGATTCGTGTCCACATGGCCTATATTGGACATCCGGTTGCGGGTGATGAAGCTTATGGTCCTAAAAAGACCCTCAAAGGTCATGGCCAATTTCTCCATGCACAGACACTTGGATTTACTCACCCAAGAACGGGAGAGCTAGTCGAGTTTACGGCAGAAGCGCCAGCTATTTTTAAGGAAACACTTGAAAAACTACGTAAGACAAATGATTGATGAAAACCTGTTCATCTTGCCCATTTGCCAAAAATCTGCTAGACTAGTAAAGAAAAATAGAAGGAGATTGTGAAAATGGAAACTTTGCCAAATTGCCCAAAGTGTAATTCTGAATATGTTTATGAAGACGGTGCCCTCTTGGTTTGCCCTGAGTGTGCATATGAGTGGAACCCAGCAGATGTAGCTGAGGAAGAAAGTGGACCTGTTGCAATTGATGCCAACGGTAATCGTTTGGCGGATGGTGACACGGTAACTCTGATTAAGGACTTGAAAGTCAAGGGTGCACCAAAGGATCTTAAGCAAGGTACGCGTGTTAAAGGTATTCGTATCGTCGAAGGTGATCACAATATCGACTGTAAAATCGATGGTTTTGGTGCCATGAAGTTGAAGTCAGAATTCGTTAAGAAAATCTAAAAAAAAGGACTGGTCAATCCAGTCTTTTGTCGTTTTTGAAAGGATAGTATGAAGAATCAAAGTTTTTTATTTTATAGCAGGTGTTTACTGGCTGCTTTAGCGATTGCGGGAACTGCTCTAGAAATCATTAAATATGGTATTGGCATGCTCATGTACTACACGGTGCAGTCTAACCTGTTGGTATCCGTTTTTGCGGTCTATATGGTTTATGCCATGACCAAGGGAACGGACTTGCAGACTAGCAAGTTTCTACGGATTA is a genomic window of Streptococcus sp. 29896 containing:
- a CDS encoding zinc ribbon domain-containing protein YjdM, with the translated sequence METLPNCPKCNSEYVYEDGALLVCPECAYEWNPADVAEEESGPVAIDANGNRLADGDTVTLIKDLKVKGAPKDLKQGTRVKGIRIVEGDHNIDCKIDGFGAMKLKSEFVKKI